From Micromonospora echinospora, one genomic window encodes:
- a CDS encoding anthranilate synthase component I has product MTDGVVSPDLAAFTALAARWRVVPVTRRLLADGETPVGVYRKLAGGPGTFLLESAEQGVGSAGLAWSRYSFIGVRSSATLVERNGEATWLGQPPAGLPTGGDPARALRDTVAALAGPAFDPTSGMPPLTGGMVGYLGYDLIRRIERLPSLTEDDLGVPELGMMLATDLVVLDHYEGSAILIANAVLPPADEPDRAAEVTAAYHHAIGRLDAMTSALSRPNAPMISTVARPPVGTVTCRTAEGNYPKAVEAAKEAIRAGECFQIVLAQRFERRTDADPLDVYRVLRTTNPSPYMYLLRFDDFDIVGSSPEAHLKVTGADDGQRRALLHPIAGTRPRGVDPEHDARLATELLADPKERAEHVMLVDLGRNDLGRVCRPGTVEVPEFATIERYSHVMHIVSTVVGTLREDATAFDALAATFPAGTLSGAPKVRAMEIIEGLEPVRRGLYGGTVGYFGFGGDLDMAIAIRTALLRDGWAYVQAGAGVVADSDPAAEDRETRAKAAAVLAAIAAAETLRPAR; this is encoded by the coding sequence ATGACCGACGGCGTGGTGAGCCCCGACCTGGCCGCCTTCACCGCACTGGCGGCCCGCTGGCGGGTCGTCCCGGTCACCCGGCGGCTGCTGGCCGACGGCGAGACCCCGGTCGGGGTCTACCGCAAGCTCGCCGGCGGCCCGGGCACCTTCCTGCTCGAATCCGCGGAGCAGGGTGTCGGGTCGGCCGGTCTGGCCTGGTCCCGGTACAGCTTCATCGGCGTCCGCAGCAGCGCCACCCTGGTCGAGCGGAACGGCGAGGCCACCTGGCTCGGGCAGCCCCCCGCCGGCCTGCCCACCGGGGGCGACCCGGCCCGGGCGCTGCGCGACACGGTGGCCGCGCTGGCCGGGCCGGCGTTCGACCCGACCAGCGGCATGCCCCCGCTGACCGGCGGCATGGTCGGCTACCTCGGGTACGACCTGATCCGCCGGATCGAGCGGCTGCCCAGCCTCACCGAGGACGACCTCGGGGTGCCCGAACTGGGCATGATGCTCGCCACCGACCTGGTGGTCCTCGACCACTACGAGGGCTCGGCGATCCTCATCGCCAACGCGGTCCTGCCCCCCGCGGACGAGCCCGACCGCGCCGCCGAGGTGACCGCCGCCTACCACCACGCGATCGGCCGCCTGGACGCGATGACCTCGGCGCTCTCCCGGCCGAACGCGCCGATGATCTCCACGGTCGCCCGTCCGCCGGTCGGCACGGTGACCTGCCGGACGGCCGAGGGGAACTACCCGAAGGCGGTGGAGGCGGCCAAGGAGGCGATCCGGGCCGGGGAGTGCTTCCAGATCGTGCTGGCGCAACGCTTCGAACGGCGCACCGACGCCGACCCGCTGGACGTCTACCGGGTTTTGCGCACCACCAACCCCAGCCCGTACATGTACCTGCTCCGCTTCGACGACTTCGACATCGTCGGCTCCTCGCCGGAGGCGCACCTGAAGGTCACCGGCGCCGACGACGGCCAGCGTCGCGCGCTGCTGCACCCGATCGCCGGCACCCGGCCCCGGGGCGTCGACCCGGAACACGACGCCCGGCTCGCCACCGAACTGCTGGCCGACCCGAAGGAACGGGCCGAGCACGTCATGCTGGTCGACCTGGGCCGCAACGACCTGGGCCGGGTGTGCCGGCCGGGCACGGTCGAGGTGCCCGAGTTCGCCACCATCGAGCGGTACAGCCACGTGATGCACATCGTCTCGACCGTGGTCGGCACCCTCCGGGAGGACGCCACCGCGTTCGACGCGCTCGCCGCGACCTTCCCCGCCGGCACCCTCTCCGGCGCGCCGAAGGTCCGGGCGATGGAGATCATCGAGGGGTTGGAGCCGGTCCGCCGGGGCCTCTACGGCGGTACGGTCGGTTACTTCGGCTTCGGTGGCGACCTGGACATGGCCATCGCGATCCGTACCGCGCTGCTCCGGGACGGCTGGGCGTACGTGCAGGCCGGCGCGGGAGTGGTGGCCGATTCTGATCCCGCCGCCGAGGATCGGGAGACCCGGGCGAAGGCCGCCGCGGTGCTCGCCGCCATCGCCGCCGCCGAGACCCTCCGGCCAGCCCGATGA
- a CDS encoding NUDIX hydrolase produces MRSLTWAVAAVVTDDAGRVLLCRQGRRAARWALPGGRSRPDETPGQAVVRDVHAETGLTVEVVDLVGIYHLPAAPDAPRAGRAGPRPDVLVHVLRARVTGTAPDGVPGGGCRLSWHDPGRLPEPVTPVTRWAVADATAGRSGVLREVRPRAGAGLPAAHPGLSTAHPGLPAARPGDPAAAACGAGPTRRAGATPATGDTVDPADAA; encoded by the coding sequence ATGAGGTCGCTCACCTGGGCGGTCGCCGCGGTGGTCACCGACGACGCCGGGCGGGTGCTGCTCTGCCGGCAGGGCCGGCGGGCGGCACGGTGGGCGCTGCCGGGCGGCCGGTCCCGGCCGGACGAGACCCCGGGCCAGGCGGTGGTACGTGACGTGCACGCCGAGACCGGCCTGACCGTCGAGGTCGTGGACCTGGTCGGGATCTACCACCTGCCGGCGGCGCCCGACGCGCCACGGGCCGGGCGGGCCGGTCCACGGCCGGACGTCCTGGTGCACGTGCTCCGGGCCCGGGTCACGGGCACCGCCCCGGACGGGGTGCCGGGCGGGGGCTGCCGGTTGTCCTGGCACGATCCCGGCCGGCTGCCCGAGCCGGTCACCCCGGTCACCCGGTGGGCCGTGGCCGACGCGACGGCCGGCCGTTCCGGCGTGCTCCGCGAGGTACGACCGCGCGCCGGGGCCGGGCTGCCCGCCGCTCACCCAGGACTGTCTACGGCCCACCCCGGGCTGCCGGCCGCCCGTCCCGGGGATCCGGCAGCGGCCGCCTGCGGAGCCGGGCCGACCCGGCGGGCTGGGGCTACCCCGGCGACCGGTGACACCGTGGACCCGGCGGACGCCGCCTGA
- a CDS encoding GNAT family N-acetyltransferase, which produces MDHVPAELFDRLERFYDAVPRDAARAEEFGGLVLFVREGAGWPFYARPRRDASRPPSVADIDNVRARQRELGLPEAFEWVHETTPDLLAVARSAGLAVLEAPLLVLDPAACPDPAGLTDVPVWLLDPAAPDFAAQVAARRAVAAVGFSAPGTARGDAGPAERDAAINELDLAAVEEEASRTADGRRISALAGTPAEGALACGMAMRVDDVAEIAGVATLPVARGRGLGAAVTATLAHALRQAGTDLVFLSAGSEEIARVYVRVGFRRIGTACIAEPAAVLP; this is translated from the coding sequence GTGGATCACGTACCCGCTGAGTTGTTCGACCGGTTGGAACGCTTCTACGACGCGGTACCCCGCGACGCAGCCCGTGCCGAGGAGTTCGGCGGGCTGGTGCTTTTCGTCCGGGAGGGTGCCGGATGGCCGTTTTACGCACGCCCCCGACGCGACGCCTCCCGACCGCCGTCGGTCGCCGACATCGACAACGTCCGGGCGCGGCAGCGCGAACTGGGGTTGCCGGAGGCCTTCGAGTGGGTCCACGAGACGACGCCGGACCTGCTGGCGGTGGCCCGTTCGGCGGGACTGGCCGTGCTGGAGGCCCCGCTGCTGGTCCTCGACCCGGCGGCGTGCCCGGACCCGGCCGGGCTCACCGACGTACCGGTCTGGCTGCTGGACCCGGCGGCACCGGACTTCGCCGCCCAGGTGGCCGCCCGTCGGGCGGTGGCCGCGGTCGGCTTCAGCGCGCCCGGCACCGCCCGTGGTGACGCCGGCCCGGCCGAGCGGGACGCCGCGATCAACGAACTGGATCTCGCCGCGGTCGAGGAGGAGGCGTCCCGGACCGCGGACGGCCGGCGCATCTCGGCCCTCGCCGGCACGCCCGCCGAGGGGGCACTGGCCTGCGGGATGGCGATGCGCGTCGACGACGTGGCCGAGATCGCCGGAGTGGCCACCCTGCCGGTGGCCCGGGGCCGGGGCCTCGGCGCGGCGGTGACCGCCACCCTCGCCCACGCGCTGCGTCAGGCCGGCACCGACCTGGTCTTCCTCTCCGCCGGCAGCGAGGAGATCGCCCGGGTCTACGTCCGGGTCGGCTTCCGCCGGATCGGCACCGCCTGCATCGCCGAGCCCGCCGCCGTGCTGCCCTGA
- a CDS encoding FAD-dependent oxidoreductase: protein MRSAVVVGAGIGGLAVAGALARSGWQVTLLEQADRVRPEPTAVVLWPNGVRALRALGLGAGLDAVATPLPDGGIRRPDGHWLVQPRPAPPERTPVVVHQEDLHDALVAGLDRVDLRTGVTVRTVRTGGNGRPSVGDGHHQYEADLIVAADGVESVIRRQLAPEAGVVASGSATWRAVVPWYRAPRIPADQPLGGEILGAGYRFVSASLGERGSAGGTARGGVYWMATAAGAPRPESAETQLALLRRWFAGWPAPVEALLAAAEPADLVQQEVRELRPLPRQYAFRSGPGGVVLLGDAAHAMPPHLGQGACLAFEDAATLQSLLRETRLPDAVTGYDRTRRPRVAGVVRQTRRMSAVLQTRGRLALRARDAALGPITTRLLGRAASSAAQWRPPSSSA, encoded by the coding sequence GTGCGGAGCGCCGTGGTGGTGGGCGCGGGCATCGGCGGCCTGGCGGTCGCCGGTGCGCTGGCCCGCTCGGGCTGGCAGGTCACCCTCCTGGAGCAGGCCGACCGGGTGCGCCCCGAGCCGACCGCCGTGGTGCTCTGGCCCAACGGTGTCCGGGCGCTGCGTGCCCTCGGCCTCGGCGCCGGTCTCGACGCCGTCGCCACCCCGCTGCCCGACGGCGGTATCCGCCGGCCGGACGGGCATTGGCTGGTGCAACCCCGCCCCGCCCCACCGGAGCGGACGCCGGTCGTGGTGCACCAGGAGGATCTGCACGACGCCCTCGTCGCCGGTCTCGACCGGGTGGACCTGCGGACCGGGGTGACCGTCCGCACGGTGCGGACCGGCGGGAACGGACGCCCCTCGGTCGGCGACGGTCACCACCAGTACGAGGCGGACCTGATCGTGGCCGCCGACGGCGTGGAGAGCGTGATCCGTCGTCAGCTCGCCCCCGAGGCCGGCGTGGTGGCCTCCGGCAGCGCCACCTGGCGGGCGGTGGTCCCCTGGTACCGCGCGCCCCGGATCCCGGCCGACCAGCCGCTGGGCGGGGAGATCCTCGGTGCGGGCTACCGGTTCGTCTCCGCGTCCCTGGGGGAGCGGGGCTCCGCCGGGGGGACCGCCCGGGGCGGCGTGTACTGGATGGCCACCGCGGCGGGCGCGCCCCGACCGGAGTCGGCGGAGACGCAACTGGCCCTGCTCCGTCGCTGGTTCGCCGGCTGGCCCGCGCCGGTCGAGGCGCTGCTCGCCGCCGCCGAGCCCGCCGACCTGGTGCAGCAGGAGGTCCGCGAACTGCGTCCGCTGCCCCGCCAGTACGCCTTCCGTTCGGGGCCCGGCGGGGTGGTGCTGCTCGGCGACGCCGCGCACGCCATGCCGCCGCACCTCGGGCAGGGCGCCTGTCTGGCCTTCGAGGACGCAGCGACGCTCCAGTCCCTGCTCCGGGAGACCCGGCTGCCCGACGCCGTGACCGGGTACGACCGCACGCGCCGACCCCGGGTGGCCGGCGTGGTCCGGCAGACCCGCCGGATGTCGGCGGTGCTCCAGACCCGGGGGCGGCTCGCCCTGCGCGCGCGGGACGCCGCGCTCGGCCCGATCACCACCCGCCTGCTGGGCCGCGCCGCCTCGTCGGCCGCCCAGTGGCGTCCGCCCTCCTCGTCGGCCTGA
- the trpB gene encoding tryptophan synthase subunit beta, giving the protein MSANARAGSAGLLPDPAGHFGRYGGRFVPEALVAALDELDVAYRHAMTDETFLAEFDALLRDYAGTPSRLYRANRFSAKVGARVLLKREDLNHTGAHKVRNVLGQALLTKRMGKTRVIAETGAGQHGVATATAAALFDLECVVYMGEVDTERQALNVARMRMLGATVVPVTNGSRTLKDAMNEAMRDWVAHVDDTHYLIGTAAGPHPFPAMVRDFVRGIGEEARQQCLDLTGALPDAVAACVGGGSNALGIFHAFVGDSDVRLYGFEAGGHGVETGRHAASITGGSSGVLHGTRTYVLQDEDGQTIESHSISAGLDYPGVGPEHAWLHDSGRATYEPVTDDEAMAAFELLCRTEGIIPAIESAHALAGAMKIAPRLADELGREPVIVVNLSGRGDKDVHTAGGYFGILDKE; this is encoded by the coding sequence ATGAGCGCCAACGCGCGGGCCGGCTCGGCCGGCCTGCTCCCCGACCCGGCCGGCCACTTCGGCCGGTACGGTGGCCGGTTCGTCCCCGAGGCGCTCGTCGCCGCGCTGGACGAGCTGGACGTGGCGTACCGGCACGCGATGACCGACGAGACGTTCCTCGCCGAGTTCGACGCGTTGCTGCGGGACTACGCCGGCACGCCGTCCCGGCTCTACCGGGCGAACCGGTTCTCCGCCAAGGTCGGCGCACGGGTGCTGCTCAAGCGGGAGGACCTCAACCACACCGGGGCGCACAAGGTGCGCAACGTGCTCGGTCAGGCGCTGCTCACCAAGCGGATGGGCAAGACCCGGGTGATCGCCGAGACGGGGGCCGGGCAGCACGGGGTGGCCACCGCCACCGCCGCCGCCCTGTTCGACCTGGAGTGCGTCGTCTACATGGGCGAGGTCGACACCGAGCGGCAGGCGTTGAACGTGGCCCGGATGCGGATGCTCGGCGCCACCGTCGTCCCGGTCACCAACGGCTCGCGCACCCTCAAGGACGCGATGAACGAGGCGATGCGGGACTGGGTCGCCCACGTCGACGACACGCACTACCTGATCGGCACCGCCGCCGGACCGCATCCGTTCCCGGCGATGGTCCGGGACTTCGTCAGGGGCATCGGCGAGGAGGCCCGGCAGCAGTGCCTGGACCTCACCGGCGCGCTGCCGGACGCGGTCGCCGCCTGCGTCGGCGGCGGCTCCAACGCCCTCGGCATCTTCCACGCCTTCGTCGGTGACTCCGACGTCCGCCTCTACGGCTTCGAGGCCGGCGGCCACGGCGTCGAGACCGGCCGGCACGCCGCCAGCATCACCGGCGGTTCCTCCGGCGTGCTGCACGGCACCCGCACCTACGTCCTCCAGGACGAGGACGGGCAGACCATCGAGTCGCACTCGATCTCCGCCGGACTGGACTACCCGGGCGTCGGACCGGAGCACGCCTGGCTGCACGACAGCGGCCGGGCGACGTACGAGCCGGTCACCGACGACGAGGCGATGGCCGCGTTCGAGCTGCTCTGCCGTACCGAGGGGATCATCCCGGCGATCGAGAGCGCGCACGCCCTGGCCGGCGCGATGAAGATCGCCCCCCGTCTCGCCGACGAGCTGGGCCGGGAGCCGGTCATCGTGGTCAACCTCTCCGGTCGGGGCGACAAGGACGTCCACACCGCCGGCGGGTACTTCGGCATCCTCGACAAGGAGTGA
- the lgt gene encoding prolipoprotein diacylglyceryl transferase — translation MTLASLTPQAALPSPSTAVWQLGPVPIRAYALCIVAGIVVACLVTEYRLRRRGVAPGAVLDIAVWAVPAGIIGARIYHVITSPDKYFGTGGNPVAALYIWEGGLGIWGAVAGGAVGAWLAARQLGIPFAVVADALAPGLPLAQAVGRLGNWFNNELYGGRTTLPWGLEIHRMDPDNPGQALRDEAGQPIVEPGLYHPTFAYEALWNIGVALLVLAVDRRFRLGRGRAFALYVMGYTVGRFWIELMRTDEATEILGVRLNVWTSALVFLGALVYFLRVRGPREYVVPIPADAPVPATGGGNISQRDLSRTETSPDLAAPRGYRVVDEEQFRAYRETGTMPDGPAGEDGPARESDGPEPDAARDGVGSSRDVDSGPRSTDRDG, via the coding sequence GTGACTCTCGCCTCGCTGACACCCCAGGCGGCCCTGCCCAGCCCCAGCACCGCCGTCTGGCAGCTCGGTCCGGTCCCGATCCGGGCGTACGCGCTGTGCATCGTCGCCGGAATCGTGGTGGCCTGCCTGGTCACCGAGTACCGGCTGCGTCGCCGGGGGGTGGCTCCGGGCGCGGTGTTGGACATCGCGGTCTGGGCCGTGCCGGCCGGCATCATCGGCGCGCGGATCTACCACGTGATCACCTCCCCCGACAAGTACTTCGGCACCGGCGGCAACCCGGTGGCCGCCCTCTACATCTGGGAGGGTGGCCTCGGCATCTGGGGCGCCGTCGCCGGTGGCGCGGTCGGCGCGTGGCTCGCCGCCCGGCAGCTCGGCATCCCGTTCGCCGTGGTGGCCGACGCCCTCGCCCCCGGACTGCCGCTGGCGCAGGCGGTGGGCCGGCTCGGCAACTGGTTCAACAACGAGCTCTACGGCGGCCGGACCACCCTGCCCTGGGGGCTGGAGATCCACCGGATGGACCCGGACAACCCCGGCCAGGCGCTCCGCGACGAGGCCGGCCAGCCGATCGTCGAACCGGGCCTCTACCACCCGACCTTCGCCTACGAGGCGCTCTGGAACATCGGTGTCGCCCTGCTGGTCCTCGCCGTCGACCGGCGGTTCCGGCTGGGTCGGGGCCGGGCCTTCGCGCTCTACGTGATGGGCTACACCGTCGGCCGGTTCTGGATCGAGCTGATGCGGACCGACGAGGCCACCGAGATCCTCGGCGTCCGGCTCAACGTCTGGACCTCGGCCCTGGTCTTCCTCGGCGCCCTGGTCTACTTCCTGCGCGTCCGGGGGCCCCGCGAGTACGTGGTGCCGATCCCGGCCGACGCGCCGGTGCCGGCCACCGGCGGCGGGAACATCTCCCAGCGCGACCTGTCCCGTACCGAGACCAGCCCCGACCTGGCCGCCCCACGCGGCTACCGGGTGGTCGACGAGGAGCAGTTCCGGGCGTACCGGGAGACCGGCACGATGCCCGACGGACCCGCCGGGGAGGACGGCCCCGCGCGGGAGTCGGACGGCCCGGAGCCGGACGCCGCTCGCGACGGTGTCGGCAGCTCCCGGGACGTCGACAGCGGGCCGCGTTCCACCGACCGCGACGGCTGA
- a CDS encoding Trp biosynthesis-associated membrane protein, with translation MSGTTDPSAGGGNSTRAGRRELTYAVLLCLAGAGLAVWAATRTWAVEVTPRPVPLPALREERSGAALLPWLPALAVVALAGAGAVLATRRGLRRAVGLVILVLGAAVAVGGGYALTAAFAGEVSRQWPALCLLGGVLAAVGGGWTALRGATWPAMGARYERPSRGGGTTSGGPEATGAAASTRGTTDAWDALDRGEDPTVS, from the coding sequence ATGAGCGGTACGACCGACCCGTCGGCCGGTGGCGGGAACTCGACGCGGGCCGGGCGGCGCGAACTGACGTACGCGGTGCTGCTCTGCCTGGCCGGCGCGGGCCTGGCGGTCTGGGCGGCGACCCGGACCTGGGCGGTCGAGGTGACCCCTCGGCCGGTGCCGCTGCCGGCGCTGCGGGAGGAGCGGTCCGGGGCCGCCCTGCTGCCCTGGCTGCCCGCGCTGGCGGTGGTCGCGCTGGCCGGCGCGGGAGCCGTGCTCGCCACCCGGCGCGGGCTGCGCCGCGCGGTCGGGCTGGTGATCCTGGTGCTCGGCGCGGCCGTGGCGGTGGGTGGCGGGTACGCCCTGACCGCCGCGTTCGCCGGGGAGGTCAGCCGGCAGTGGCCGGCGCTCTGTCTGCTCGGCGGCGTGCTCGCGGCGGTCGGTGGGGGGTGGACGGCCCTGCGCGGGGCCACCTGGCCGGCGATGGGCGCCCGCTACGAGCGCCCGTCCCGTGGCGGCGGCACCACCTCCGGTGGGCCGGAGGCCACCGGCGCGGCGGCGTCGACGCGGGGCACCACCGACGCGTGGGACGCGCTGGACCGGGGCGAGGACCCGACGGTCAGCTGA
- the trpA gene encoding tryptophan synthase subunit alpha: MSRIGVAFDKARAEGRALLVGCMPAGFPTVEGSIAAMTAMVEAGVDVIEVEIPYSDPVMDGPVIQKASDIALAGGVRTRDTLRIVEAVAVTGAPVVTMTYWNPIEQYGVDAFARDLAAAGGTGLVTPDLIPDEADEWLAASDAHGLDRTFLVSPSSTDARLAMTVAHCRGFVYATAVMGVTGARAQTSDAAPTLVSRVRAVTDLPVGVGLGVGTGAQAGTVGGYADGVIVGSALIRCLLDAPDEATGLTALRALSAELADGVRNR; encoded by the coding sequence ATGAGCCGGATCGGGGTCGCCTTCGACAAGGCCCGCGCCGAAGGCCGGGCGCTGCTGGTCGGCTGCATGCCGGCCGGCTTCCCCACGGTCGAGGGGAGCATCGCCGCGATGACCGCCATGGTCGAGGCGGGCGTCGACGTCATCGAGGTGGAGATCCCGTACTCCGACCCGGTGATGGACGGGCCGGTGATCCAGAAGGCCAGCGACATCGCCCTCGCCGGTGGCGTACGCACCCGGGACACGCTGCGCATCGTCGAGGCGGTCGCGGTCACCGGCGCGCCGGTGGTGACGATGACCTACTGGAACCCGATCGAGCAGTACGGCGTCGACGCCTTCGCCCGGGACCTCGCCGCCGCCGGCGGCACCGGCCTGGTCACGCCCGACCTGATCCCGGACGAGGCCGACGAGTGGCTCGCCGCCTCGGACGCGCACGGCCTGGACCGCACGTTCCTGGTCTCGCCGTCCTCCACCGACGCGCGGTTGGCCATGACCGTCGCCCACTGCCGGGGCTTCGTCTACGCCACCGCCGTCATGGGCGTCACCGGCGCGCGGGCCCAGACCTCCGACGCCGCGCCGACCCTGGTCTCCCGGGTCCGCGCGGTCACCGACCTGCCGGTCGGGGTGGGGCTCGGGGTGGGGACCGGCGCGCAGGCCGGCACGGTCGGCGGGTACGCCGACGGCGTGATCGTGGGCAGCGCGCTGATCCGGTGCCTGCTCGACGCCCCCGACGAGGCCACCGGCCTGACCGCGCTGCGTGCCCTCTCCGCCGAACTGGCCGACGGCGTCCGTAACCGCTGA
- the trpC gene encoding indole-3-glycerol phosphate synthase TrpC — protein sequence MLDEILAGVREDVARRQEQIPLERIRELAAAAPPALDAYAALRRPGVAVIAEVKRSSPSRGQLAEIADPAELAGEYAAGGARAISVLTEGRWFGGSLDDLAAVRAAVNVPVLRKDFVVSSYQVHEARAHGADLVLLIVAALEQNALVGLLERIESLGMTALVEVHDEEEADRALEAGAQVIGVNARDLRTLEVDRSVFERIAPGLPSNVVKIAESGVRGPHDLIRYASAGADAVLVGEGLVTQKSPREAVSELVNAGNHPATPRPAR from the coding sequence GTGCTCGACGAGATCCTGGCCGGCGTACGCGAGGACGTCGCCCGGCGGCAGGAGCAGATTCCGCTGGAGCGGATCCGCGAACTCGCCGCCGCCGCCCCACCAGCCCTGGACGCGTACGCGGCCCTGCGGCGGCCGGGCGTCGCGGTGATCGCCGAGGTGAAACGTTCGTCGCCGTCGCGCGGACAGCTCGCCGAGATCGCCGACCCCGCCGAACTGGCCGGCGAGTACGCCGCCGGCGGCGCCCGGGCGATCAGCGTGCTGACCGAGGGGCGGTGGTTCGGCGGGTCGCTGGACGACCTGGCCGCTGTCCGGGCCGCGGTGAACGTCCCGGTGCTGCGCAAGGACTTCGTGGTCTCCAGCTACCAGGTGCACGAGGCGCGGGCGCACGGGGCCGACCTGGTGCTGCTGATCGTCGCGGCACTGGAGCAGAACGCCCTGGTCGGGCTCCTGGAGCGGATCGAGTCGCTCGGGATGACCGCCCTGGTCGAGGTGCACGACGAGGAGGAGGCCGACCGGGCCCTGGAGGCCGGCGCCCAGGTGATCGGCGTCAACGCCCGTGACCTGCGTACCCTGGAGGTCGACCGGTCGGTGTTCGAGCGGATCGCGCCGGGCCTGCCCAGCAACGTCGTGAAGATCGCCGAGTCCGGCGTGCGCGGCCCGCACGACCTCATCCGGTACGCCTCGGCCGGGGCGGACGCCGTCCTGGTCGGCGAGGGCCTGGTCACCCAGAAGAGCCCCCGCGAGGCGGTGTCGGAGCTGGTCAACGCCGGCAACCACCCGGCCACCCCGCGTCCGGCGCGCTGA